One window of Triticum dicoccoides isolate Atlit2015 ecotype Zavitan chromosome 5A, WEW_v2.0, whole genome shotgun sequence genomic DNA carries:
- the LOC119299563 gene encoding protein AUXIN RESPONSE 4-like, producing the protein PAAHSAAHHHPVLVLPGLAAGSFSFRRLLSSLSSRGLVAAAVDLPGQGLSPPPAAPPARTNPLREIMDRGIFHAFEHLVETGEVPFQETAPEPSRSFYAASEAAAAVARAVDALGLAPVHLVLHDSALAAGAAFVSANPAAVQSVTLIDATTTLPAFPAAVLGVPALGRLVLRVPALFKGLVRLSCARGMDAEEADAHRAAVRGQGKRDAVFEAWKAMNHSFDLREWRSSSEEVKRLPMMVLWSGSWSDMWIDEGKKVTKALPDAKFIYHYGGRWPQVDAYEEISKLIAEFVTMLPTTATEHGSENMDQSSGESADAHSDHPVS; encoded by the exons CCCGCCGCCCACTCCGCCGCGCACCACCACCCCGTGCTCGTCCTCCCGGGCCTCGCCGCCGGATCCTTTTCCttccgccgcctcctctcctccctctcgtCCCGGGGCCTCGTCGCCGCGGCCGTAGACCTCCCTGGCCAGGGCCtctcgccgcctccggccgcccctCCCGCCCGCACGAACCCGCTCCGGGAGATCATGGACCGCGGCATCTTCCACGCGTTCGAGCACCTCGTCGAGACCGGCGAGGTCCCGTTCCAGGAGACGGCCCCCGAGCCGTCCCGCTCCTTCTACGCGGCCAGCGAGGCGGCCGCGGCCGTGGCCCGTGCCGTGGACGCGCTCGGCCTCGCGCCTGTCCACCTCGTGCTCCACGACTccgccctcgccgccggcgccgccttcgTATCGGCCAACCCGGCGGCCGTGCAGAGCGTCACTCTGATCGACGCCACCACCACCTTGCCGGCCTTCCCGGCGGCCGTTCTCGGCGTGCCGGCGCTGGGAAGGCTGGTGCTGCGGGTGCCGGCATTGTTCAAGGGGCTGGTGCGTCTGTCCTGCGCTCGGGGGATGGATGCAGAGGAGGCTGACGCGCACAGGGCGGCGGTGCGGGGGCAGGGGAAGAGGGATGCAGTGTTTGAGGCCTGGAAGGCCATGAACCATAGTTTTGACCTGAGAGAGTGGAGGAGCTCTTCAGAGGAGGTGAAGAGGCTGCCGATGATGGTTCTGTGGTCGGGTTCTTGGTCGGATATGTGGATCGATGAGGGGAAGAAGGTGACCAAGGCGTTGCCGGACGCCAAATTCATCTACCATTACGGTGGCCGGTGGCCTCAG GTGGATGCATATGAGGAAATCTCAAAGTTGATAGCAGAGTTTGTGACCATGTTACCAACAACTGCGACAGAGCACGGGTCGGAGAATATGGACCAATCATCCGGCGAATCAGCAGATGCTCACAGCGATCATCCAGTTTCATGA